The following proteins are co-located in the Microcebus murinus isolate Inina chromosome 21, M.murinus_Inina_mat1.0, whole genome shotgun sequence genome:
- the TGFBI gene encoding transforming growth factor-beta-induced protein ig-h3, with product MALLVRLLAVALALALGPAATQGGPAKSPYQLVLQHSRLRGRQHGPNVCAVQKLIGTNKKYFTNCKQWYQRKICGKSTVISYECCPGYEKVPGEKGCPAALPLSNLYETLGVVGSTTTQLYTDRTEKLRPEMEGPGSFTIFAPSNEAWASLPAEVLDSLVSNVNIELLNALRYHMVGRRVLTDELKHGMALTSMYQNSNIQIHHYPNGIVTVNCARLLKADHHATNGVVHLIDKVISTVTNNIQQIIEIEDTFETLRAAVAASGLNTVLEGDGQFTLLAPTNEAFEKIPAETLNRILGDPEALRDLLNNHILKSAMCAEAIVAGLSVETLEGTTLEVGCSGDMLTINGKAIISNKDILATNGVIHFIDELLIPDSAKTLFELAAESDVSVAVDLFRQAGLGTHLSGSERVTLLAPLNSVFKDGTPPINANTKTLLLNHIIKEQLASKYLYHGQTLETLGGKKLRVFVYRNSLCIENSCIAAHDKRGRYGTLFTMDRVLTPPMGTVMDVLKGDSRFSTLVAAIQSAGLTETLNREGVYTVFAPTNEAFQAMPPGELNKLLGNAKELADILKYHVGDEILVSGGIGALVRLKSLQGDKLEVSSKDNVVSVNKEPVTEADIMATNGVVHAIASILQPPASRPQERGDELADSALEIFRQASAFSRAAQRSVRLAPVYQMLLERMKH from the exons ATGGCGCTCCTCGTGCGGCTGCTGGCTGTCGCCCTGGCGCTGGCCCTGGGCCCCGCCGCGACCCAGGGGGGCCCCGCCAAGTCGCCCTACCAGCTGGTGCTGCAGCACAGCCGGCTCCGAGGCCGCCAGCACGG cCCGAACGTgtgtgctgtgcagaagctcaTCGGCACCAACAAGAAGTACTTCACCAACTGCAAGCAGTGGTACCAGAGGAAGATCTGCGGCAAATCAAC AGTCATCAGCTACGAGTGCTGTCCTGGGTACGAGAAGGTCCCCGGAGAGAAGGGCTGCCCAGCAG ccctgccgCTCTCAAATCTTTACGAGACCCTGGGCGTGGTCGGGTCGACCACCACGCAGCTGTACACGGACCGCACGGAGAAGCTGAGGCCAGAGATGGAGGGCCCCGGCAGTTTCACCATCTTCGCCCCCAGCAACGAGGCCTGGGCCTCCCTGCCTGCC GAAGTGCTGGACTCCCTGGTCAGCAACGTCAACATCGAGCTGCTCAACGCGCTTCGCTACCACATGGTGGGCAGGCGGGTGCTGACGGACGAGCTGAAGCACGGCATGGCCCTGACCTCCATGTACCAGAACTCCAACATCCAGATCCACCACTACCCCAACGGG ATCGTCACCGTCAACTGCGCCCGGCTGCTGAAAGCCGACCACCACGCCACCAACGGGGTGGTGCACCTCATCGACAAGGTGATCTCCACCGTCACCAACAACATCCAGCAGATCATCGAGATCGAGGACACCTTCGAGACCCTGCGG GCCGCCGTGGCCGCGTCGGGGCTCAACACCGTGCTCGAGGGCGACGGCCAGTTCACGCTCTTGGCTCCAACCAACGAAGCCTTTGAGAAGATCCCCGCCGAGACCCTGAACCGGATCCTGGGCGACCCAGAGGCCCTCAGAG ACCTGCTCAACAACCACATCCTGAAGTCGGCCATGTGTGCGGAAGCCATCGTCGCGGGGCTGTCCGTGGAGACCCTGGAGGGCACCACGCTGGAGGTGGGCTGCAGCGGGGACATGCTCACCATCAACGGGAAGGCCATCATCTCCAACAAGGACATCCTGGCCACCAACGGGGTCATCCACTTCATCGACGAGCTGCTCATCCCAGACTCAG CCAAGACGCTGTTTGAGTTGGCCGCAGAGTCTGACGTCTCCGTGGCCGTTGACCTTTTCAGACAAGCCGGCCTCGGCACTCATCTCTCCGGGAGCGAGCGGGTGACCCTCCTGGCCCCCCTGAATTCTGTATTCAAAG ACGGAACCCCTCCGATCAACGCCAATACGAAGACTTTGCTTCTGAACCACATAATTAAAGAGCAACTGGCCTCCAAGTACCTGTACCACGGACAGACCCTGGAAACCCTGGGCGGCAAAAAGCTGAGAGTGTTTGTTTATCGGAAT AGCCTGTGCATCGAGAACAGCTGCATCGCCGCGCACGACAAGCGGGGGCGCTACGGGACCCTGTTCACCATGGACCGGGTGCTGACGCCCCCCATGGGGACCGTCATGGACGTCCTGAAGGGGGACAGTCGCTTCAG CACGCTGGTGGCCGCCATCCAGTCTGCGGGGCTGACGGAGACCCTCAACCGGGAAGGGGTCTACACCGTGTTCGCTCCCACAAATGAAGCCTTCCAAGCCATGCCGCCGGGAGAACTGAACAAACTCTTGG GAAACGCCAAGGAACTTGCCGACATCCTGAAATACCACGTTGGCGATGAAATCCTGGTCAGTGGGGGCATCGGGGCCCTGGTGCGGCTCAAGTCTCTCCAGGGTGACAAGCTGGAAGTCAGCTCG AAAGACAACGTGGTGAGCGTCAACAAGGAGCCCGTGACCGAAGCCGACATCATGGCCACGAACGGCGTGGTCCACGCCATCGCCAGCATCCTGCAGCCACCAG ccAGCAGACCTCAGGAGCGGGGGGACGAGCTTGCAGACTCGGCGCTCGAGATCTTCAGGCAGGCCTCGGCGTTCTCCAGG